DNA from Kitasatospora viridis:
TGACCTGCAGAACGACTTCAGCAACGGGATCCTGCTGGTCGAGCAGAACCACAAGAGCGCGGGCGACGCCTGGAACACCACCGTCCAGCAGATCGACAGCAGCATCCAGTGACCCGGGCACTCCCCACTCCCCCAACTCCCGAGCGCCGCCAGCTCTGGCGCAGCAGGCTCTACCGCTGGGACAGCAAGGGCACGCCGTACGCGTTCGTCGCACCGTTCTTCGTGGTCTTCGCCGCCTTCGGGCTCTTCCCGCTGCTCTACACCGGCTGGCTCTCGCTGCACCAGGTGAGCCTCTACCACGTCAACCAGGCGCGGTGGGTGGGCCTGGGCAACTACCGCGACCTGTTCACCGGCGCGCCCAGCAGGTTCTTCTGGAACGCGCTGCGCAACACCGTCACGCTCGGCGCGCTCTCCACCGTGCCGCAGCTGGCGATGGCCATCGGCCTGGCCCACCTGCTCAACTACCGGCTGCGCGCCCGGGGTTTCCTGCGCACGGCACTGCTCGCGCCGTACGCGACCTCGGTGGCCGCCGCCACGCTGGCGTTCGCGCTGATCTTCAGCCCCGAGGGCGGGATGGCCAACTGGTTCATCCACCTGTTCGGCTTCGGCCGCGTCGACTGGGAGGCCGGCCGGTGGAGTTCGCAGTTCGCCATCGCCACCATCGTGACCTGGCGGTGGACCGGCTACAACGCGCTGATCTACCTGGCCGCGATGCAGGCGGTGCCGGGCGAGCTGTACGAGGCGGCCGCCATCGACGGGGCGAGCAGGCTGCGCCAGTTCTGGCACGTGACCGTGCCGGCGCTGCGCCCGACGATCCTGTTCACCGTGGTGATCTCCACCATCGGCGCCACCCAACTCTTCGGCGAGCCCTTCCTGTTCGGCGGCCAGAGCGGCCACCAGGGCGGCGCCGACAACCAGTACGAGACGCTCGGGGTGCTGATGTACGACCAGGGGTTCCACAACAGCATGCTGGGCCGGGCCTCGGCGGTGGCCTGGACGATGTTCGCGCTGCTCCTGCTGCTCGGCCTGGTCAACGCCCTGATCGCCCGTCGGCTCCGGCGGTCGCAGTGACGAACCCCGCAGCGAGCAACCCCGCACGAGGAAAGGTGCGGCGGGGCATGGCCCGAGCCGGACGCACCCACCACGCCGGCCCG
Protein-coding regions in this window:
- a CDS encoding carbohydrate ABC transporter permease; this encodes MTRALPTPPTPERRQLWRSRLYRWDSKGTPYAFVAPFFVVFAAFGLFPLLYTGWLSLHQVSLYHVNQARWVGLGNYRDLFTGAPSRFFWNALRNTVTLGALSTVPQLAMAIGLAHLLNYRLRARGFLRTALLAPYATSVAAATLAFALIFSPEGGMANWFIHLFGFGRVDWEAGRWSSQFAIATIVTWRWTGYNALIYLAAMQAVPGELYEAAAIDGASRLRQFWHVTVPALRPTILFTVVISTIGATQLFGEPFLFGGQSGHQGGADNQYETLGVLMYDQGFHNSMLGRASAVAWTMFALLLLLGLVNALIARRLRRSQ